A single genomic interval of Agromyces cerinus harbors:
- the upp gene encoding uracil phosphoribosyltransferase: MRVHVADHPLITHKLTVLRDVNTPSPVFRSLVEELMTLLAYEGTRGVRVEPVDIVTPVAPTTGVRIADPKPLIVPILRAGLGMLEGMVKLVPTAEVGFLGMARNEETLEPTTYAERLPDDLSDRQCFVLDPMLATGGSLIAAIEFLLKRGATDVTAICILAAPEGLAAVEQAMQGRGEVTVVLGAVDERLNELGYIVPGLGDAGDRLYGTV, translated from the coding sequence ATGCGAGTCCACGTTGCCGACCACCCGCTCATCACCCACAAGCTGACGGTGCTCCGCGACGTGAACACCCCGTCGCCGGTGTTCCGCTCGCTCGTCGAAGAGCTCATGACCCTGCTCGCCTACGAGGGCACGCGCGGCGTGCGGGTCGAGCCGGTCGACATCGTCACCCCGGTCGCCCCCACCACCGGCGTGCGCATCGCCGACCCGAAGCCGCTCATCGTGCCGATCCTCCGCGCGGGGCTCGGCATGCTCGAGGGCATGGTGAAGCTCGTGCCCACGGCCGAGGTCGGCTTCCTGGGCATGGCACGCAACGAAGAGACGCTCGAGCCCACCACCTACGCCGAGCGCCTGCCCGACGACCTCAGCGACCGCCAGTGCTTCGTGCTCGACCCGATGCTCGCCACGGGCGGCTCGCTCATCGCAGCGATCGAGTTCCTGCTGAAGCGCGGGGCGACGGATGTCACGGCGATCTGCATCCTCGCAGCCCCCGAGGGACTCGCGGCGGTCGAGCAGGCCATGCAGGGCCGCGGCGAAGTGACCGTCGTGCTCGGCGCCGTCGACGAGCGCCTCAACGAACTCGGCTACATCGTGCCCGGCCTCGGCGACGCGGGCGATCGCCTGTACGGCACGGTATAG
- a CDS encoding TetR family transcriptional regulator: MDEKPPTLTERRKAATQLELARAAARLFTDRGPDATTAEEIAAAGGVALRTFYRYFRTKEDAVAPLLTVGADHWRALLAASDRSVDPLTAIERAITEALTPPGDDLEGVHWTRGLLRAGVDDPALMNVWYRVNRESETKLRGVILELGGPSVDDSTARLVAAAATDAIRIALEAWAETDDPELGPGSPAERAVQNFRRLSAGLTSA; the protein is encoded by the coding sequence GTGGACGAGAAACCCCCGACGCTGACCGAACGCCGCAAGGCCGCGACCCAGCTCGAGCTCGCCCGCGCCGCCGCCCGCCTCTTCACCGATCGCGGCCCCGACGCGACGACCGCCGAGGAGATCGCGGCCGCCGGCGGTGTGGCACTGCGCACCTTCTACCGCTACTTCCGCACGAAGGAGGATGCCGTCGCGCCGCTCCTCACCGTCGGCGCCGACCACTGGCGGGCGCTGCTCGCGGCATCCGACCGCTCGGTCGACCCGCTCACGGCGATCGAGCGCGCCATCACCGAGGCCCTCACGCCTCCCGGTGACGACCTCGAGGGAGTGCACTGGACTCGCGGCCTCCTGCGCGCCGGTGTCGACGACCCCGCCCTCATGAACGTCTGGTACCGGGTCAACCGCGAATCCGAGACGAAGCTGCGCGGCGTGATCCTCGAGCTCGGCGGGCCGTCCGTCGACGACTCGACTGCGCGACTCGTCGCCGCAGCGGCCACCGACGCGATCCGCATCGCGCTCGAGGCGTGGGCCGAGACGGATGACCCCGAGCTCGGGCCGGGCTCGCCGGCCGAACGGGCCGTGCAGAACTTCCGGCGCCTCTCGGCGGGTCTCACGAGCGCCTGA
- a CDS encoding SDR family NAD(P)-dependent oxidoreductase produces MNRYEGRRAIVTGGGSGIGQATVLRMLAEGGSVVAADVSEAGLADTVAKAGDAADRLTTVVVNISDEASVREGVAAAVQALGGLDVLVNAAGILRSSHTHETTLEQFQQVINVNLVGTFLMIRESIPALLEGNGAAVVNFSSTSAAFAHPYMSAYAASKGGVQSMTHALAAEYGKQGIRFNSVQPGSISSGMTDGSGESKQSQGPGLPADADFSLFMKLTPAIAQGMASPETVAGVVAMLASEDGAFITGTEVRIDGGTHF; encoded by the coding sequence ATGAACCGTTATGAAGGACGCCGCGCCATCGTCACCGGCGGAGGCTCCGGCATCGGCCAGGCCACCGTGCTCCGAATGCTCGCCGAGGGCGGCAGCGTCGTCGCCGCCGATGTCAGCGAGGCCGGCCTCGCCGACACCGTGGCGAAGGCCGGCGACGCCGCCGATCGCCTCACGACCGTCGTCGTGAACATCTCCGACGAGGCATCCGTGCGCGAGGGCGTAGCGGCAGCCGTGCAGGCGCTCGGCGGGCTCGACGTGCTCGTCAACGCCGCCGGCATCCTCCGCTCGTCGCACACGCACGAGACCACGCTCGAGCAGTTCCAGCAGGTCATCAACGTGAACCTCGTCGGCACCTTCCTCATGATCCGCGAGTCGATCCCCGCCCTCCTCGAGGGCAACGGCGCCGCGGTCGTGAATTTCAGCTCGACGTCGGCCGCCTTCGCGCATCCGTACATGTCGGCCTACGCGGCCAGCAAGGGCGGCGTGCAGTCGATGACCCACGCGCTCGCCGCCGAATACGGCAAGCAGGGCATCCGCTTCAACTCGGTGCAGCCGGGCTCGATCTCGTCGGGCATGACCGACGGCAGCGGCGAGAGCAAGCAGAGCCAGGGCCCCGGCCTGCCCGCCGACGCCGACTTCAGCCTCTTCATGAAGCTCACCCCGGCGATCGCGCAGGGCATGGCCAGCCCCGAGACCGTCGCCGGCGTCGTCGCGATGCTCGCGAGCGAAGACGGTGCGTTCATCACCGGCACCGAGGTGCGCATCGACGGCGGCACGCACTTCTAG
- a CDS encoding winged helix-turn-helix domain-containing protein yields MSLALAPAPIRTVQARTAPSLAAAPTHVSAPLRSVPAEVAQAASVTSPDTATAARSPRVRAVPEGTEARGFVLYVGIDEAKALSDGTTLHRIVEALRTLTAEVSPSAETYAAVALAPEGAGGRDVDVVRLALQDPSALAKQREGQGTRDDADRHPNGVIIDISRKRVLLDGEAAGLTYKEFELLQYLVLREGRTIDRHELIDSLWDADDEAPSERTIDVHVRRLRSKLAHYQDIVRTVRGVGYRFDRHADVSIRQASTPSPDLY; encoded by the coding sequence ATGTCTCTCGCACTCGCACCCGCTCCCATCCGCACCGTCCAGGCCCGCACCGCACCGTCGCTCGCCGCAGCGCCGACGCACGTGTCGGCCCCGCTCCGCTCCGTGCCCGCCGAAGTCGCGCAGGCCGCCTCCGTCACGTCGCCCGACACCGCGACGGCAGCCCGCAGCCCGCGGGTCCGCGCCGTACCCGAGGGCACCGAAGCGCGCGGCTTCGTGCTCTACGTCGGCATCGACGAAGCCAAGGCCCTCTCCGACGGCACCACCCTTCACCGCATCGTCGAGGCGCTGCGCACGCTCACGGCCGAGGTCTCCCCCTCCGCCGAGACGTACGCCGCGGTGGCACTCGCTCCCGAAGGGGCCGGCGGCCGCGATGTCGACGTCGTCCGCCTCGCCCTGCAGGACCCGTCAGCACTCGCCAAGCAGCGCGAGGGACAGGGCACCCGCGACGACGCCGACCGGCACCCCAACGGCGTGATCATCGACATCTCGCGCAAGCGCGTGCTGCTCGACGGCGAGGCCGCGGGCCTCACCTACAAGGAGTTCGAACTGCTGCAGTACCTCGTGCTGCGCGAGGGCCGCACGATCGACCGCCACGAGCTCATCGACAGCCTCTGGGATGCCGACGACGAGGCCCCGAGCGAGCGCACCATCGACGTGCACGTGCGTCGCCTGCGCTCGAAGCTCGCGCACTACCAGGACATCGTGCGCACCGTTCGCGGTGTCGGCTACCGCTTCGACCGTCACGCGGATGTCTCGATCCGCCAGGCGTCGACGCCCTCCCCCGACCTGTACTGA
- a CDS encoding glutamine amidotransferase-related protein, whose protein sequence is MTAARGTALVLRHDSAIGLGNLGPTLEAHGYEIVTVDAPSTDVSALDALAPDLVVVLGGDEGAYEIDRYPYLADEIALLRTRIDAEAPIFGVCLGAQLLASSLGAEVFKGPKKEVGWLTVEPTEAGANSPVRHFAGVPTVQWHGDTFELPAGVERLASSGAYENQAFAKGEWLLAVQFHPEVTDEIHEEWLREWGDELPDYGLSREQLREERASFGPLAQEASARLLGDYLEGLAARVARAS, encoded by the coding sequence GTGACGGCTGCCCGTGGCACCGCCCTGGTGCTGCGCCACGACTCCGCGATCGGCCTCGGCAACCTCGGCCCCACGCTCGAGGCGCACGGCTACGAGATCGTCACGGTCGACGCCCCGTCGACGGATGTCTCTGCACTCGACGCCCTCGCGCCCGACCTCGTCGTGGTGCTCGGCGGCGACGAGGGCGCATACGAGATCGACCGGTATCCGTACCTCGCCGACGAGATCGCGCTGCTCCGCACCCGCATCGACGCCGAGGCGCCGATCTTCGGCGTGTGCCTCGGCGCGCAGCTGCTCGCCAGCTCGCTCGGAGCCGAGGTCTTCAAGGGCCCGAAGAAGGAGGTCGGCTGGCTGACCGTCGAGCCGACCGAGGCCGGGGCGAACTCGCCCGTGCGGCACTTCGCCGGGGTGCCGACGGTGCAGTGGCACGGCGACACCTTCGAGCTGCCGGCGGGCGTCGAACGACTCGCCTCGTCGGGCGCCTACGAGAACCAGGCCTTCGCGAAGGGCGAGTGGCTGCTCGCGGTGCAGTTCCACCCCGAGGTCACCGACGAGATCCACGAGGAGTGGCTGCGGGAGTGGGGCGACGAGCTGCCCGACTACGGCCTCAGCCGCGAACAGCTGCGCGAGGAGCGTGCGTCGTTCGGGCCACTCGCGCAGGAGGCATCCGCTCGGCTGCTCGGCGACTACCTCGAGGGGCTCGCAGCGCGCGTCGCGCGAGCCTCGTAG
- a CDS encoding cation diffusion facilitator family transporter, which yields MSASGGTKAIIAAFLANTGIALTKFIAWFFSGSASMLAEGVHSVADAGNQLLLILGGRKAKKAADKEHPFGYGRERYVYAFVVSIILFSVGGIFSIYEGVDKLTHPHELENAWLPLLVLSIAIVLESFSLRTAVKESNHIRGRQSWVQFVRRAKAPELPVVLLEDVAALIGLVFAFIAVGLTVLTGNPVFDAIGTLMIGTLLVLVAIVLGIETKSLLVGEGANDDDLARIEQAILAGPEAERIIHMKTLYLGPDELLIAAKLGFAADQRLLEVAVATNVIEQRIRDAVPSARAIYIEPDVYVEPNQPAPPTDAIVIKGLE from the coding sequence ATGAGCGCATCGGGCGGCACCAAGGCAATCATCGCGGCGTTCCTCGCCAATACGGGCATCGCCCTGACGAAGTTCATCGCGTGGTTCTTCTCGGGCTCCGCCTCGATGCTCGCCGAGGGCGTGCACTCGGTCGCCGATGCCGGCAACCAGCTGCTGCTGATCCTCGGCGGCCGCAAGGCGAAGAAGGCGGCCGACAAGGAGCACCCCTTCGGCTACGGCCGCGAGCGCTACGTGTACGCCTTCGTCGTCTCGATCATCCTGTTCTCGGTCGGTGGCATCTTCTCGATCTACGAGGGCGTCGACAAGCTGACGCACCCGCACGAGCTCGAGAACGCCTGGCTGCCGCTGCTCGTGCTCTCGATCGCGATCGTGCTCGAGTCGTTCTCGCTGCGCACCGCGGTCAAGGAGTCGAACCACATCCGCGGTCGCCAGAGCTGGGTGCAGTTCGTGCGCCGGGCGAAGGCGCCCGAGCTGCCCGTCGTGCTGCTCGAAGACGTCGCGGCCCTCATCGGCCTCGTCTTCGCGTTCATCGCCGTCGGTCTCACGGTGCTCACCGGCAACCCGGTCTTCGACGCCATCGGCACGCTCATGATCGGCACCCTCCTCGTGCTCGTGGCGATCGTGCTCGGCATCGAGACGAAGTCGCTCCTCGTCGGCGAGGGCGCCAACGACGACGACCTGGCCCGCATCGAGCAGGCGATCCTCGCCGGCCCCGAGGCCGAGCGCATCATCCACATGAAGACCCTCTACCTCGGCCCCGACGAGCTGCTCATCGCCGCGAAGCTCGGGTTCGCAGCCGACCAGCGCCTGCTCGAGGTGGCGGTGGCGACCAACGTGATCGAGCAGCGCATCCGCGACGCGGTGCCGTCGGCGCGCGCCATCTACATCGAACCCGACGTCTACGTCGAGCCGAACCAGCCTGCACCGCCCACCGACGCCATCGTCATCAAGGGCCTCGAGTGA
- a CDS encoding NAD(P)-binding protein, producing the protein MAKHGDDELGMSAGISRRDLLNGMAVAAGAAALTAVPGGAAHAQAGGGGMAASRPRQTGLVGQTDAARAAGHGGTFGGADFGAPKVLREAYDLVVVGGGVSGLAAAHFYRKRFGDDARILVIEALADFGGHQHRNEFSVRGQTLLSNGGMVNLDSPDTWNAPSLELMDDLGIDFAELAEGVDTGFYGSQGLTNGYFFPEESFGADTFLRRAPGESTSSLVGRLPLSQQARDDIMRVETASADVLPGMSDAEKKQALARMTYREYLQNLLGVGDEALVYYQKRPHGLWGTGIEAVPAGDCWGVGFPGFGGLGLSPEPYNGIGRTPAMSLTTSDEELYYFPDGGATVSRLLVSRLIPQAFGGPQTMESVIGASASYALLDHPKSPVRVRLNSMGTSVRHREGTSGPVDVTYVTDGRAYQVESKHVVMACWNAVSSYIVDGLPPEQVEAMRYGVKVPLVYARVAIGNWTSFANAGVSRVTPYNHFWDSVGLATPTELGGYRSARSPEDPIVVSLSKTPNLPGERITREQHKAGRRELLGVSFADFERDIRDLMQRSLGDSGFEAKRDIKAITVNRWSHGYAYEYNSIADPAIFESIEQQPFNVARRSHGSITIANSDAAAFGYTHAAVDEASRAVSELA; encoded by the coding sequence ATGGCGAAGCACGGAGACGATGAACTCGGGATGTCGGCCGGAATCAGCCGACGCGATCTGCTGAACGGCATGGCCGTGGCGGCCGGTGCGGCAGCGCTCACGGCCGTGCCCGGAGGGGCGGCCCATGCGCAGGCCGGTGGCGGCGGCATGGCCGCGAGCCGGCCGCGGCAGACCGGCCTCGTCGGACAGACGGACGCCGCCCGCGCCGCGGGACACGGCGGCACGTTCGGAGGCGCCGACTTCGGCGCGCCGAAGGTGTTGCGCGAGGCCTACGACCTCGTGGTCGTCGGTGGCGGGGTGAGCGGCCTGGCCGCCGCCCACTTCTATCGGAAGCGGTTCGGCGACGACGCCCGGATCCTCGTCATCGAGGCGCTCGCCGACTTCGGCGGGCACCAGCACCGCAACGAGTTCTCCGTGCGGGGGCAGACTTTGCTCAGCAACGGCGGCATGGTCAACCTCGACAGCCCCGACACCTGGAACGCTCCGTCCCTCGAACTGATGGACGACCTCGGCATCGACTTCGCCGAGCTGGCTGAGGGCGTCGACACCGGCTTCTACGGGAGCCAAGGGCTCACGAACGGGTACTTCTTCCCCGAGGAGTCGTTCGGCGCCGACACGTTCCTCCGCCGTGCCCCGGGCGAGTCGACTTCTTCACTCGTCGGGCGACTGCCGCTCTCGCAGCAGGCGCGTGACGACATCATGAGGGTCGAGACGGCCTCGGCGGATGTGCTCCCCGGGATGAGCGACGCCGAGAAGAAGCAGGCGCTGGCGCGGATGACGTACCGCGAGTACCTGCAGAACCTGCTCGGCGTCGGCGACGAGGCCCTCGTCTACTACCAGAAGCGCCCGCACGGACTGTGGGGCACCGGCATCGAGGCCGTGCCCGCCGGCGACTGCTGGGGCGTCGGCTTTCCCGGGTTCGGCGGCCTCGGCCTCAGCCCCGAACCGTACAACGGCATCGGCCGCACGCCGGCCATGTCCCTCACGACGAGTGATGAGGAGCTCTACTACTTCCCCGACGGCGGAGCGACCGTGTCGCGGCTCCTCGTCTCGCGCCTGATCCCGCAGGCGTTCGGCGGACCACAGACGATGGAGAGCGTCATCGGCGCGTCGGCCAGCTACGCCCTGCTCGATCACCCGAAGTCGCCGGTCCGCGTGCGGCTCAACAGCATGGGCACGAGCGTGCGCCACCGCGAGGGGACCTCCGGCCCGGTCGACGTCACCTATGTCACCGACGGCCGCGCCTACCAGGTCGAGTCGAAGCACGTGGTCATGGCGTGCTGGAACGCGGTCTCGTCGTACATCGTCGACGGGCTCCCGCCGGAACAGGTCGAGGCGATGCGCTATGGCGTGAAGGTGCCGCTGGTCTACGCCCGCGTCGCGATCGGCAACTGGACGTCGTTCGCGAACGCCGGGGTCTCGCGCGTGACGCCGTACAACCACTTCTGGGACAGCGTCGGGCTCGCCACACCGACCGAACTCGGCGGATACCGCTCGGCGAGGTCGCCGGAAGATCCCATCGTGGTCAGCCTGTCGAAGACGCCGAACCTGCCCGGTGAGCGCATCACTCGCGAGCAGCACAAGGCGGGCCGTCGGGAGTTGCTCGGGGTGTCATTCGCCGATTTCGAACGGGACATCCGGGACCTCATGCAGCGATCGCTCGGCGACTCCGGATTCGAGGCGAAGCGGGACATCAAGGCCATCACCGTCAACCGCTGGTCGCATGGCTACGCGTACGAGTACAACTCGATCGCCGACCCTGCGATCTTCGAGTCGATCGAGCAGCAGCCGTTCAACGTCGCTCGGCGCTCGCACGGCAGCATCACGATCGCGAACTCGGATGCCGCGGCCTTCGGGTACACGCACGCTGCCGTCGACGAGGCGAGCCGTGCCGTCAGCGAGCTCGCCTGA
- the rlmC gene encoding 23S rRNA (uracil(747)-C(5))-methyltransferase RlmC, with protein sequence MDCSYFDAGRCRSCSLMGQPYETQLADKQRHAEDLLQAHAGLDWLAPIGSREDGYRNKAKMVIGGTTAAPTIGILDADGHGIDLEACGICSPGHRAAFPVIAAFITRAGLTPYDVPSRTGELKHLILTESPDGELMIRFVVRSTEPVGRIRKHLPWLLAELPNARVVTANVLPEHKAVLEGEHEIVLTEAETLPMRLGDVTMHLRPQSFFQTNTEIAEALYVEARDWVRALAPDSAWDLYSGVGGFALHIADAAASVTGIETSVEAVASAELSRTDAALSRVRFESGDATAFALGAETAPDLVIVNPPRRGIGRELSGWLEASDVLHVLYSSCNAASLARDLEAMPSLRPVRGRVFDMFPQTTHFEVMVLLERV encoded by the coding sequence GTGGACTGCTCCTACTTCGACGCCGGGCGCTGCCGGTCGTGCTCGCTCATGGGGCAGCCCTACGAGACGCAACTCGCCGACAAGCAGCGGCATGCCGAAGATCTCCTGCAGGCGCACGCCGGCCTCGACTGGCTGGCGCCGATCGGCAGCCGCGAAGACGGCTACCGCAACAAGGCGAAGATGGTGATCGGCGGCACGACGGCGGCCCCGACGATCGGCATCCTCGACGCCGACGGGCACGGCATCGACCTCGAGGCGTGCGGCATCTGCTCCCCCGGCCACCGGGCGGCGTTCCCCGTCATCGCGGCGTTCATCACGCGCGCCGGCCTCACGCCCTACGACGTGCCGAGCCGCACCGGCGAGCTCAAGCACCTGATCCTCACCGAATCGCCCGACGGCGAGCTCATGATCCGCTTCGTCGTGCGCTCGACCGAGCCGGTGGGCCGCATCCGCAAGCACCTGCCGTGGCTCCTCGCCGAACTGCCGAACGCCCGCGTCGTCACCGCGAACGTGCTGCCCGAGCACAAGGCCGTGCTCGAAGGCGAGCACGAGATCGTCCTCACCGAGGCCGAGACCCTGCCGATGCGACTCGGCGACGTCACGATGCACCTGCGGCCGCAGAGCTTCTTCCAGACCAACACCGAGATCGCCGAGGCACTCTACGTCGAAGCGCGCGACTGGGTGCGCGCGCTCGCGCCCGACTCGGCGTGGGACCTCTACTCGGGCGTCGGCGGCTTCGCCCTGCACATCGCGGATGCCGCGGCATCCGTCACCGGAATCGAGACGAGCGTCGAGGCCGTCGCGAGCGCCGAGCTCAGCCGAACGGATGCCGCGCTCTCACGTGTGCGGTTCGAGTCCGGCGACGCCACGGCCTTTGCCCTCGGCGCCGAGACTGCCCCCGACCTCGTGATCGTGAACCCGCCCCGGCGGGGCATCGGCCGCGAGCTCAGCGGATGGCTCGAGGCATCCGACGTGCTTCACGTGCTCTACTCGAGCTGCAACGCGGCCTCGCTCGCACGCGACCTCGAGGCGATGCCGTCACTGCGGCCGGTGCGCGGCCGGGTGTTCGACATGTTCCCGCAGACGACGCACTTCGAGGTCATGGTGCTGCTCGAACGGGTCTGA
- a CDS encoding DUF402 domain-containing protein produces the protein MNVADDRPRTPGELVRVRAMKWPEQPHWEFDGRWLGSDAHGDWVGFPAGTRFARPGYAFTATWDSVSLFPRAGWAAAFNTGHPRGLGIYVDVATVPEWRADASGSAISTVSYVDLDLDVVERTGAPAFIDDEDEFAEHSVEFGYPPEVVARARADADAVLAAVQRREAPFDGVTAAGWLERLVRLG, from the coding sequence GTGAATGTCGCCGACGACCGCCCCCGCACTCCCGGAGAACTCGTTCGCGTGCGCGCGATGAAGTGGCCCGAGCAGCCGCACTGGGAGTTCGACGGGCGCTGGCTCGGCTCCGACGCGCACGGCGACTGGGTCGGGTTCCCCGCGGGAACCCGGTTCGCTCGACCGGGGTACGCGTTCACCGCGACGTGGGACTCGGTGTCGCTCTTCCCGCGCGCGGGCTGGGCGGCCGCGTTCAACACGGGGCATCCGCGGGGGCTCGGCATCTACGTCGACGTCGCGACGGTTCCCGAGTGGCGAGCGGATGCCTCGGGCTCCGCGATCTCGACGGTCTCCTACGTCGATCTCGACCTCGATGTGGTCGAGCGCACGGGCGCACCGGCGTTCATCGACGACGAGGACGAGTTCGCCGAGCACTCGGTGGAGTTCGGCTACCCGCCCGAGGTCGTGGCGCGCGCGCGTGCCGATGCAGATGCCGTGCTGGCGGCGGTGCAGCGGCGCGAGGCGCCGTTCGACGGGGTGACGGCTGCGGGGTGGCTCGAGCGGTTGGTGCGACTCGGCTGA
- a CDS encoding MazG nucleotide pyrophosphohydrolase domain-containing protein produces MELHAAAVTVESVSRTYAAKFDLNRTDEWFMLKLQEEVGELTQAFVDLKGMGRDRGLSEEEKREAFANECADVLAHLLLLARSQGVDLTAAIEAKWLRWTEAPTQPS; encoded by the coding sequence ATGGAACTCCATGCCGCCGCAGTAACGGTCGAGTCGGTATCGCGCACCTATGCCGCGAAGTTCGATCTGAACCGCACCGACGAATGGTTCATGCTCAAGCTGCAGGAGGAGGTCGGCGAACTCACTCAGGCATTCGTGGATCTGAAGGGCATGGGGCGCGACCGCGGCTTGAGCGAGGAGGAGAAGCGCGAGGCATTCGCGAACGAATGCGCCGACGTCCTCGCCCACCTGCTCCTCCTGGCTCGCAGCCAGGGCGTCGACCTCACCGCCGCGATCGAGGCGAAGTGGCTTCGCTGGACCGAGGCACCTACCCAGCCGTCATGA
- the proC gene encoding pyrroline-5-carboxylate reductase: MSAEAPVRLPAIAFLGAGSMARAILTGLLQPGIEVDGGIRATNRSAEKAAELAALPGVVAYATETDAAANRTAVAGAKLVVVAVKPAMVPALLEEIADALEPGAIVVSVAAGVTVATFESLLPESVAVIRSMPNTPAVVGRAVTGVSAGTRSSDDDLALAVALFETVGEVLVVPEGQIDALSTISGSGPAYVFYLIEQLTAAAVDKGFTPEQAAVMVEGTFRGASELLAASDDGPAELRRRVTSPKGTTERAVAVLEEAGFKQTFDRATDAALARARELAAGA; the protein is encoded by the coding sequence ATGAGTGCCGAGGCCCCCGTCAGACTGCCCGCGATCGCGTTTCTGGGGGCGGGTTCGATGGCCCGCGCCATCCTCACAGGCCTGTTGCAGCCGGGCATCGAGGTCGACGGCGGCATCCGCGCCACGAACCGCAGCGCCGAGAAGGCGGCCGAGCTCGCGGCGCTTCCGGGGGTCGTCGCGTACGCCACTGAGACGGATGCCGCGGCCAACCGCACGGCCGTCGCCGGCGCGAAGCTCGTGGTCGTCGCCGTGAAGCCCGCGATGGTGCCCGCGCTCCTCGAGGAGATCGCCGACGCGCTCGAGCCCGGGGCGATCGTCGTGAGCGTCGCGGCCGGGGTCACGGTCGCGACCTTCGAGTCGCTGCTGCCCGAGTCGGTCGCGGTGATCCGTTCGATGCCGAACACCCCGGCCGTGGTCGGCCGCGCCGTCACGGGTGTCTCGGCCGGTACCCGGTCGAGCGACGACGACCTCGCGCTCGCCGTGGCGCTCTTCGAGACCGTCGGCGAGGTGCTCGTCGTGCCCGAGGGGCAGATCGACGCGCTCTCGACGATCTCGGGCTCTGGCCCGGCCTACGTCTTCTACCTGATCGAGCAGCTCACGGCCGCGGCGGTCGACAAGGGCTTCACCCCCGAGCAGGCGGCCGTCATGGTCGAGGGCACGTTCCGCGGGGCGAGCGAGCTGCTCGCCGCCTCCGACGACGGGCCCGCCGAGCTGCGCCGCCGCGTCACGAGCCCCAAGGGCACCACCGAGCGCGCGGTCGCCGTGCTCGAGGAGGCCGGCTTCAAGCAGACCTTCGATCGCGCCACCGACGCCGCGCTCGCCCGCGCGCGCGAACTGGCCGCGGGCGCCTGA
- the tadA gene encoding tRNA adenosine(34) deaminase TadA, with protein MELPQHREWMRLALAEAAQAPATRDVPVGAIVVDAAGEVVAARRNERELHGDPTAHAELLALRSAAEATGDWRLTDCTLVVTLEPCVMCAGAILAARIPTVVFGAWDEKAGAAGSLYDVLRDRRLNHRVEVFAGVEADAAARLLLDFFEDPLRRS; from the coding sequence GTGGAGCTGCCGCAGCACCGGGAGTGGATGCGCCTCGCGCTCGCCGAGGCCGCTCAGGCGCCCGCGACGCGCGATGTGCCGGTCGGTGCGATCGTCGTCGACGCCGCCGGCGAGGTCGTCGCCGCACGTCGCAACGAGCGCGAGCTGCATGGGGACCCGACCGCGCACGCCGAGCTCCTGGCGCTCCGCTCGGCCGCCGAGGCCACGGGCGACTGGCGGCTCACCGACTGCACGCTCGTCGTCACGCTGGAGCCCTGCGTCATGTGCGCCGGGGCGATCCTCGCGGCCCGCATCCCGACCGTCGTGTTCGGCGCCTGGGACGAGAAGGCCGGAGCCGCCGGTTCGCTCTACGACGTGCTGCGCGACCGCAGGCTCAATCACCGGGTCGAGGTGTTCGCCGGCGTCGAGGCGGATGCCGCCGCCCGGCTGCTGCTCGACTTCTTCGAGGACCCGCTCAGGCGCTCGTGA